A genome region from Salvia splendens isolate huo1 chromosome 19, SspV2, whole genome shotgun sequence includes the following:
- the LOC121779900 gene encoding uncharacterized protein LOC121779900 gives MDRRHVIGKRLGSPSSPARGASGQGRDNYYLYRDQGPSSYNGNSYYARGDGGRYMNRDIDVASSFENLENCRAELLRKLDELKNHLSRSCEVFEKNDVMVSPDPYPRSRAAYLQEALTTSHVVNQQRPRLGEASGYAPYVHRDSHFRSGYQDEGLSYANTYQEEIPRGAYGYDHSQTKYLHQPYHDRRHGYGGTVDHPDANFFHNPTCSCVHCFDKDWDLPPHVLANPDHPHRMHPIGHEPQGYSGGFNSHSSHSQPSITPNSTDIDFENAGIHQTRLRNMQEARRNGLMMRPVAGGAPFIACTSCFESLRLPKQHFSLKKRQQKLKCGTCSSVFLFELGNKALTLPVSGSFDHVVTEMDDCSSLAVDGDVGYEEGGSKLAETYACSDSNDDSVPKVSLTDKKSSSDKYEKNLDSLSSVSSPSKDRQMEDTISSEKHGSSSAKLHIMEDTLPPEKHGSSSAELHIKVESLPHPILSNEESPDRCSANLVVGQCDNGDKGTKFELDCKATWQNSVRDSAVSTEIESKEFPKSCISQDTCDKGAESSSSGHDDSRSGDFMKWTPNAELGTSQVFVNGHLIPENLVQKAELLAGPIQPGEYWYDVRAGFWGVMGFPCLGIIMPNIEEFNYPMPEKCAAGNTGVVVNGRELHQKDLDLLAGRGLPILSGRSYLVKISGEVIYEDTGEELDSIGKLAPSVERANHGFGMKVPRFISRYQS, from the exons ATGGACCGAAGGCACGTGATTGGTAAGAGGCTGGGGTCGCCTTCTTCACCGGCCAGAGGTGCTTCGGGACAGGGGAGAGACAATTACTATCTCTATCGTGATCAGGGTCCGTCTAGTTACAATGGGAACTCTTATTATGCGCGGGGTGATGGAGGACGATATATGAATCGTGACATCGATGTGGCGTCCAGTTTTGAGAATTTGGAGAATTGTCGGGCTGAGCTCTTGCGAAAGCTTGATGAGTTGAAGAACCATCTTAGTCGGTCTTGTGAAGTGTTTGAGAAAAATGATGTGATGGTTTCTCCTGATCCTTATCCCAGAAGTCGTGCTGCTTATCTTCAAGAGGCGCTGACTACTTCACATGTTGTAAACCAGCAACGCCCTCGTTTGGGCGAAGCTTCTGGATATGCTCCTTACGTCCATAGGGATTCACATTTTCGCAGCGGATACCAAGATGAAGGCTTGTCATATGCTAACACCTATCAGGAGGAAATTCCAAGGGGGGCCTATGGGTATGACCACTCGCAAACTAAATACTTGCATCAGCCCTATCATGACCGTCGCCATGGGTATGGTGGCACTGTGGATCATCCAGATGCAAACTTCTTTCACAATCCTACCTGCTCTTGCGTGCACTGTTTCGATAAGGATTGGGATTTACCTCCTCACGTGCTAGCTAATCCCGACCACCCTCACCGCATGCATCCTATTGGGCACGAGCCACAGGGTTATTCTGGAGGCTTCAACTCACATAGTTCTCACTCTCAGCCATCTATAACACCCAATTCCACAGATATTGATTTTGAAAACGCTGGAATCCATCAGACTCGTCTTAGAAATATGCAGGAAGCTCGTAGGAATGGGCTTATGATGCGTCCTGTCGCTGGTGGTGCTCCTTTCATAGCATGCACCAGTTGCTTTGAATCGCTGAGGCTTCCGAAACAACACTTTTCATTGAAAAAAAGGCAACAGAAGCTAAAATGTGGGACTTGTTCTTCGGTATTCTTGTTTGAACTCGGGAACAAGGCTTTGACTCTGCCAGTTTCTGGAAGTTTTGACCATGTAGTGACTGAGATGGATGATTGTTCTAGCTTGGCAGTGGATGGAGATGTTGGTTACGAAGAGGGCGGTTCAAAATTAGCTGAGACGTATGCGTGCTCTGATTCTAATGATGATTCTGTTCCCAAGGTTTCTCTAACAGACAAGAAGTCCAGTTCTGATAAGTATGAGAAGAATTTAGATTCGCTTTCTTCAGTTTCGAGTCCCTCCAAGGATCGGCAAATGGAAGATACTATTTCATCCGAAAAACATGGTTCCTCATCTGCAAAACTACATATAATGGAAGACACTCTTCCTCCCGAAAAACATGGTTCCTCATCTGCAGAACTACATATAAAAGTCGAGTCACTTCCACATCCTATTTTGTCTAATGAGGAATCCCCTGATCGTTGTTCGGCTAATCTTGTAGTCGGCCAATGTGACAATGGGGATAAAGGTACAAAATTTGAGTTAGACTGCAAAGCCACTTGGCAGAATTCTGTACGAGACTCGGCTGTGTCAACTGAGATCGAGTCAAAAGAATTTCCAAAGAGCTGTATATCACAGGACACTTGCGACAAAGGTGCAGAGTCTTCATCTTCAGGTCATGACGACAGTAGATCCGGAGACTTCATGAAATGGACTCCAAATGCAGAACTTGGTACATCACAAGTTTTTGTAAACGGGCACTTGATACCAGAAAATCTCGTTCAGAAGGCTGAACTCTTGGCTGGGCCGATTCAACCTGGAGAGTATTG GTATGATGTACGTGCCGGATTTTGGGGTGTGATGGGCTTTCCTTGTCTGGGCATTATCATG CCAAACATTGAGGAATTCAATTATCCAATGCCGGAGAAGTGTGCTGCCGGAAACACAGGGGTCGTTGTCAATGGCAGGGAGCTTCACCAGAAAGATTTAGACTTACTTGCTGGAAGAGGTCTTCCGATTCTAAGTGGCAGATCTTATCTCGTTAAGATTTCTGGAGAAGTTATTTACGAGGATACTGGGGAAGAGCTAGACAGCATAGGCAAACTCGCCCCTAG CGTTGAGAGGGCGAATCATGGATTTGGTATGAAAGTTCCAAGATTTATCTCCCGATACCAAAGCTAG